The Bradysia coprophila strain Holo2 unplaced genomic scaffold, BU_Bcop_v1 contig_732, whole genome shotgun sequence genome has a window encoding:
- the LOC119084449 gene encoding zinc finger protein 616-like: MVLRISTASIPHRKEFISANKHADETLKNWYDRLKVLAIACDYGMHSEAFILNQFICGLDALVLEYFRTEQKDLSVNDVFDLTKSVELIDVKQVLVTIKSEELNFSDNEHYNDHTFSGSDDDEQSTANEVSTARLNYAQTEENDVNISGRKDNIQPIVPLLAEKPGKSQEHPQLFECYFCHKTFKTAGKLTYHFTCCHSIRKSSKATVKRTIRLPSPESPRSYECYLCHKLMNTVGHLLYHYNLYHTIGKTSTCTLCGKWISDGSNMVRHLNSHLDEKEYRCDVCNVGLKSLKALKKHSLSHSDPNVKKFKCTKCPRVFVTKIHFKAHLEGHKRRAPSLSEKLDSLINKRKEQTTKDGKYKCDICATQFDKERELTAHSKVHNESKLLCHLCGAKLMTKRNLIVHYLVHTNLKPFACDECGKRFSTSTKCKRHVRNHAGTLDRPHKCTHCDKAFIQKSHLADHMKVHFPGNQRFKCDQCPKHFFKEDQLTRHKLIHVGITKPWQCNFCEKSFKTNYLRVEHERKHTGERPYECPICGKHFAQQSSLRGHRNIHLRPPKPPADRTKRKRKQKTDSSIGNTTYPTVTVEATDAYEAMVLRISTASIRYRKEFNSANKHGDETLENWYDRLKVLAESCDYGTYLEAFVLNQFICGLDALILEYLYAEQKDLSLNDVFELTKSFVHSNELVDVKPVLVNIKLEELHGSDGEHFNDNAYSDSDDDEQATTNEVNDMRQNSAQAEEDARNDSIQAMVPFMAETAIEPPEVPRLFECYLCHKTWKTAGNLTYHFTCYHTTGKTSKCNLCGKWIKDASNMVRHLNSHFKTKQFRCSMCDSEFARYTSLKKHLQSHSEPNAKEFKCSKCSKVFITRIHFKAHLKDHKRPEVSLSQNLDNLIKKKKAKAKSAAQGSHQCPICSTLFVKETELNVHMKVHTETEWLCHLCGKKLMNKRNLIHHYRVHSDEKPFACDECGRTFASKEKWKLHAKGHSGIRPHSCTHCDKSFIQKGHLVKHMKVHFPDERRFKCDQCSKDFSKEERLEKHLLKHAGLKPVRCNYCEKRFRSNNHRIEHERTHTGEKPYRCPICDKCFGQRATLRGHVKIHSKPPKPKSDRPKKRRKPKVDNTIGYSIVEATAAYLG; the protein is encoded by the exons ATGGTTCTGCGAATTTCAACAGCATCAATTCCTCACCGCAAGGAATTTATTTCGGCTAACAAACATGCCGATGAAACGCTGAAAAACTGGTACGACCGTTTAAAAGTCCTAGCGATCGCATGCGATTACGGAATGCATTCGGAGGCGTTTATTCTGAACCAATTCATCTGCGGTCTGGATGCATTGGTTCTGGAATATTTCCGGACGGAACAGAAGGACCTATCAGTGAACGATGTGTTTGATTTGACAAAGAGTGTCGAGCTTATAGATGTT AAACAGGTCTTGGTAACCATAAAATccgaagaattaaatttttcggaTAACGAACACTACAACGACCATACGTTCAGCGGTAGTGACGACGACGAGCAATCCACTGCAAATGAGGTAAGCACTGCCCGACTGAACTATGCTCAAACCGAGGAAAACGACGTGAACATTAGTGGGAGAAAGGATAACATTCAACCGATTGTGCCATTGCTGGCGGAAAAGCCAGGAAAATCGCAGGAACATCCACAACTGTTCGAGTGCTACTTTTGCCACAAAACTTTTAAAACGGCCG GTAAACTAACCTACCACTTTACGTGCTGTCACTCAATACGAAAGTCATCGAAAGCCACTGTTAAACGCACAATCAGATTACCGTCACCAGAATCTCCAAGATCGTACGAGTGCTATTTGTGCCACAAGTTGATGAACACTGTTG GTCACTTGCTTTATCACTACAACTTATACCACACAATTGGCAAAACGTCAACCTGTACGCTGTGCGGAAAATGGATTAGTGACGGTAGCAATATGGTACGCCACTTGAATTCGCACCTCGATGAGAAAGAGTATCGCTGTGATGTATGCAATGTGGGACTCAAAAGTCTAAAAGCGTTGAAGAAGCATTCACTGAGTCACAGCGATCCGAACGTAAAGAAGTTCAAGTGCACCAAATGCCCGAGGGTATTTGTTACGAAGATACATTTCAAAGCGCATTTGGAAGGGCAT aaacGGCGCGCACCAAGTCTAAGTGAAAAGTTGGACAGTTTAATTAACAAGCGGAAAGAACAAACGACCAAAGATGGAAAATACAAATGTGATATCTGTGCGACGCAGTTTGACAAAGAAC GCGAGCTAACGGCCCATTCGAAAGTGCACAACGAAAGCAAATTACTATGCCATCTGTGCGGAGCCAAACTGATGACCAAACGGAATTTGATCGTTCATTATCTTGTGCACACCAACCTGAAACCATTTGCATGTGACGAATGCGGTAAAAGGTTTTCCACCAGTACAAAATGCAAGAGGCACGTTCGGAACCATGCAGGTACTCTAGACCGACCACATAAGTGTACGCATTGCGATAAGGCGTTCATCCAAAAGAGTCATCTGGCCGATCACATGAAAGTGCAC TTTCCCGGTAATCAGCGATTCAAATGCGATCAATGTCCGAAGCACTTTTTTAAAGAAGACCAATTGACCAGACACAAGCTTATACATGTCGGTATAACGAAGCCATGGCAatgtaatttttgtgaaaaaagtttcaagaCAAACTATCTTCGTGTGGAACACGAGAGAAAGCAT aCTGGCGAAAGACCGTATGAGTGTCCAATTTGCGGCAAGCACTTCGCACAGCAGTCATCTCTTCGAGGTCATAGAAATATTCATTTGAGGCCACCAAAGCCACCGGCAGATCGAACGAAAAGGAAGAGGAAGCAGAAGACAGATAGCTCGATTGGAAACACTACATACCCTACAGTTACTGTAGAGGCAACAGATGCAT ACGAAGCAATGGTTCTACGAATATCAACCGCATCAATTCGCTACCGCAAAGAATTTAATTCGGCTAACAAACATGGCGATGAGACATTGGAAAATTGGTACGATCGGCTGAAAGTCCTAGCGGAATCATGCGACTACGGAACGTATTTGGAGGCATTTGTTCTGAACCAGTTCATCTGCGGTCTGGATGCACTGATTCTGGAGTATTTGTATGCGGAACAGAAAGACTTGTCGCTTAACGATGTGTTTGAATTGACGAAGAGTTTCGTGCACAGTAATGAGCTGGTGGATGTG AAACCCGTCTTGGTCAACATAAAACTGGAAGAGCTGCACGGATCAGACGGTGAACACTTCAACGACAATGCGTACAGTGATAGTGATGATGACGAGCAAGCGACtacgaatgaagtaaatgaTATGCGACAGAACAGTGCCCAAGCAGAGGAAGATGCAAGAAACGATAGCATTCAGGCGATGGTGCCATTTATGGCGGAAACAGCAATTGAACCGCCCGAAGTCCCAAGATTGTTCGAGTGCTATTTGTGTCACAAGACCTGGAAAACGGCGG GCAATTTAACTTATCACTTCACCTGCTACCACACAACTGGAAAAACATCGAAATGCAATCTGTGCGGAAAATGGATTAAAGACGCCAGCAACATGGTTCGTCACTTGAATTCGCACTTCAAAACGAAACAGTTTCGGTGTAGCATGTGCGACTCGGAATTCGCTCGGTACACGTCGTTGAAAAAGCATTTACAGAGCCACAGCGAACCGAACGCAAAGGAGTTCAAGTGCTCGAAGTGTTCGAAAGTATTTATTACGAGGATACACTTCAAGGCACATTTGAAAGACCAT AAACGACCCGAAGTCAGTTTGAGTCAAAATTTGGACAATTtgattaagaagaagaaagccAAAGCAAAATCGGCTGCGCAAGGAAGCCACCAATGTCCCATTTGTTCGACTTTGTTTGTCAAAGAAA CCGAGCTAAATGTCCACATGAAAGTGCACACCGAAACCGAATGGCTTTGCCACCTCTGCGGCAAAAAACTGATGAACAAACGGAATTTGATCCATCACTATCGGGTCCATAGTGATGAGAAGCCGTTTGCGTGCGACGAATGCGGTCGCACTTTTGCGTCCAAGGAGAAATGGAAGCTGCATGCGAAGGGTCATAGTGGCATTCGACCGCACAGTTGTACGCATTGCGACAAGTCATTCATCCAGAAAGGTCATCTGGTCAAACACATGAAAGTACAC TTTCCCGATGAGCGCAGATTCAAGTGCGACCAATGCAGCAAGGACTTTAGTAAGGAAGAACGATTGGAGAAACATTTGCTTAAACATGCCGGATTAAAGCCGGTGCGATGCAATTACTGTGAAAAGAGGTTCAGGTCGAATAACCACCGGATTGAACATGAAAGAACGCAC ACCGGCGAAAAACCGTACCGTTGCCCAATTTGCGACAAATGTTTCGGACAACGAGCCACTCTAAGGGGTCATGTGAAAATTCATTCGAAGCCACCAAAACCGAAATCagatcgtccaaaaaaacgaagaaaaccGAAGGTGGATAACACCATTGGATACAGTATAGTAGAGGCTACAGCTGCATATCTGGGTTAA